One Setaria viridis chromosome 7, Setaria_viridis_v4.0, whole genome shotgun sequence genomic region harbors:
- the LOC117865024 gene encoding dihydrolipoyllysine-residue succinyltransferase component of 2-oxoglutarate dehydrogenase complex 1, mitochondrial isoform X2 translates to MASRIASGLLRRRAGANLGLLRSYTHVRNYSSQLSALIPATSQCSKLTRRYYMPNASPYQVWSRSFASDNEDKVEAVVPFMGESVTDGTLANFLKKPGDRVEADEPIAQIETDKVTIDVASPEAGVIEKFIASEGDTVTPGTKIAIISKSAQSAETHVAPSEEATPKESSPPKVEEKPKVEEKAPKVEPPKTQAPKPAAPSKTSPSEPQLPPKERERRVPMPRLRKRIANRLKDSQNTFAMLTTFNEVDMTNLMKLRSDYKDEFVTKHGVKLGLMSCFVKAAVSALQNQPIVNAVIDGDDIIYRDYVDVSVAVGTSKGLVVPVIRDADTMNFADIEKGINNLAKKANEGALSIDDMAGGTFTISNGGVYGSLISTPIINPPQSAILGMHSIVQRPVVVNGDILARPMMYLALTYDHRLIDGREAVFFLRRIKDVVEDPRRLLLDI, encoded by the exons AACCTAGGCCTCCTAAGGAGTTATACACATGTCAGAAACTACAGCAGTCAACTTTCAG CTTTGATTCCAGCTACGTCCCAGTGCTCGAAGCTAACGAG ACGTTATTACATGCCGAATGCCTCTCCGTACCAAGTTTGGAGTAGGTCATTTGCTTCAGATAATG AAGACAAGGTTGAGGCTGTTGTGCCCTTCATGGGTGAATCTGTAACTGATGGAACTCTTGCTAACTTCTTGAAGA AACCTGGTGACAGAGTCGAGGCCGATGAGCCCATAGCACAGATTGAAACTGATAAG GTTACTATAGATGTTGCAAGTCCTGAAGCTGGTGTTATTGAAAAG TTCATTGCTAGTGAAGGTGATACAGTTACTCCAGGCACCAAAATTGCAATCATATCAAAGTCTGCTCAATCTGCTGAAACACATGTTGCTCCATCTGAGGAAGCAACTCCAAAAGAATCTTCTCCAccaaaagttgaagaaaaaccAAAAGTAGAGGAGAAAGCGCCAAAAGTAGAACCACCAAAGACACAAGCACCTAAGCCTGCTGCACCATCAAAAACGTCCCCTTCAGAACCACAGCTCCCTCCAAAAGAACGAGAGCGGCGG GTGCCAATGCCAAGGCTCAGGAAGCGTATTGCAAACCGTTTGAAGGATTCTCAGAACACCTTTGCAATGCTGACCACATTTAATGAAGTTGACAT GACCAATTTGATGAAGCTTCGTTCTGATTATAAAGATGAGTTCGTCACAAAGCATGGTGTCAAATTGGGTCTCATGTCCTGCTTTGTCAAG GCTGCTGTTTCTGCACTTCAAAACCAGCCCATTGTCAATGCTGTCATTGATGGTGATGACATCATATACAGGGACTATGTTGATGTCAgtgttgctgttggcacttcCAAG GGCCTTGTGGTGCCTGTTATCCGGGATGCTGATACGATGAACTTTGCTGACATTGAGAAAGGGATAAACAACCTCGCAAAGAAGGCAAATGAGGGGGCACTGTCAATTGATGACATGGCAGGAGGAACATTCACCATCTCCAATGGTGGTGTTTATGGAAGCCTTATCAGCACACCTATCATCAACCCCCCACAG TCAGCAATTCTTGGGATGCATTCCATTGTGCAACGCCCTGTGGTTGTGAACGGCGACATCCTCGCAAGGCCGATGATGTACCTCGCCCTGACATACGACCACAGGCTGATTGATGGCAGAGAGGCTGTCTTCTTCCTGCGCCGCATCAAGGACGTGGTCGAGGATCCCAGGAGGTTGCTGCTTGACATATAA
- the LOC117865024 gene encoding dihydrolipoyllysine-residue succinyltransferase component of 2-oxoglutarate dehydrogenase complex 1, mitochondrial isoform X1, whose amino-acid sequence MASRIASGLLRRRAGANLGLLRSYTHVRNYSSQLSALIPATSQCSKLTRRRYYMPNASPYQVWSRSFASDNEDKVEAVVPFMGESVTDGTLANFLKKPGDRVEADEPIAQIETDKVTIDVASPEAGVIEKFIASEGDTVTPGTKIAIISKSAQSAETHVAPSEEATPKESSPPKVEEKPKVEEKAPKVEPPKTQAPKPAAPSKTSPSEPQLPPKERERRVPMPRLRKRIANRLKDSQNTFAMLTTFNEVDMTNLMKLRSDYKDEFVTKHGVKLGLMSCFVKAAVSALQNQPIVNAVIDGDDIIYRDYVDVSVAVGTSKGLVVPVIRDADTMNFADIEKGINNLAKKANEGALSIDDMAGGTFTISNGGVYGSLISTPIINPPQSAILGMHSIVQRPVVVNGDILARPMMYLALTYDHRLIDGREAVFFLRRIKDVVEDPRRLLLDI is encoded by the exons AACCTAGGCCTCCTAAGGAGTTATACACATGTCAGAAACTACAGCAGTCAACTTTCAG CTTTGATTCCAGCTACGTCCCAGTGCTCGAAGCTAACGAG AAGACGTTATTACATGCCGAATGCCTCTCCGTACCAAGTTTGGAGTAGGTCATTTGCTTCAGATAATG AAGACAAGGTTGAGGCTGTTGTGCCCTTCATGGGTGAATCTGTAACTGATGGAACTCTTGCTAACTTCTTGAAGA AACCTGGTGACAGAGTCGAGGCCGATGAGCCCATAGCACAGATTGAAACTGATAAG GTTACTATAGATGTTGCAAGTCCTGAAGCTGGTGTTATTGAAAAG TTCATTGCTAGTGAAGGTGATACAGTTACTCCAGGCACCAAAATTGCAATCATATCAAAGTCTGCTCAATCTGCTGAAACACATGTTGCTCCATCTGAGGAAGCAACTCCAAAAGAATCTTCTCCAccaaaagttgaagaaaaaccAAAAGTAGAGGAGAAAGCGCCAAAAGTAGAACCACCAAAGACACAAGCACCTAAGCCTGCTGCACCATCAAAAACGTCCCCTTCAGAACCACAGCTCCCTCCAAAAGAACGAGAGCGGCGG GTGCCAATGCCAAGGCTCAGGAAGCGTATTGCAAACCGTTTGAAGGATTCTCAGAACACCTTTGCAATGCTGACCACATTTAATGAAGTTGACAT GACCAATTTGATGAAGCTTCGTTCTGATTATAAAGATGAGTTCGTCACAAAGCATGGTGTCAAATTGGGTCTCATGTCCTGCTTTGTCAAG GCTGCTGTTTCTGCACTTCAAAACCAGCCCATTGTCAATGCTGTCATTGATGGTGATGACATCATATACAGGGACTATGTTGATGTCAgtgttgctgttggcacttcCAAG GGCCTTGTGGTGCCTGTTATCCGGGATGCTGATACGATGAACTTTGCTGACATTGAGAAAGGGATAAACAACCTCGCAAAGAAGGCAAATGAGGGGGCACTGTCAATTGATGACATGGCAGGAGGAACATTCACCATCTCCAATGGTGGTGTTTATGGAAGCCTTATCAGCACACCTATCATCAACCCCCCACAG TCAGCAATTCTTGGGATGCATTCCATTGTGCAACGCCCTGTGGTTGTGAACGGCGACATCCTCGCAAGGCCGATGATGTACCTCGCCCTGACATACGACCACAGGCTGATTGATGGCAGAGAGGCTGTCTTCTTCCTGCGCCGCATCAAGGACGTGGTCGAGGATCCCAGGAGGTTGCTGCTTGACATATAA
- the LOC117865022 gene encoding zinc finger CCCH domain-containing protein 27 — protein sequence MIEESSSPALDADRIEVPSPKEENNSTNSEAATDTEDFEISDDDDDDRNHKHRRREARPQSDDNTEEQHPGISIKKRSRVSGNGQPFGGAGSQGESQKDFMPKFKRRPGAGAHSRAPRVNQSFRADSSASVAARPPRGRGRNGAPWTQHDPRFNTLDMMDFASQMAPQGPPAHPSLFMGAALPSGPYGFMPGMPHGILDPIHPLGMQGPIQPAVSPLIDLGLPRQRCRDFEERGFCLRGDMCPMEHGVNRIVVDDMQSLSQFNLPVSVPNTQGLGIQNEGGTGSVSKSVPAKEVKSGVASDAVKLNGSTTSAVADADVYDPDQPLWNNEHPEASCAGFVHTDAGMWNPESSGYEMGQEHSNQVFATDGSQGLKSSVWGRIASKRKSGTSNTAKITSTSTTGNQKSDYDEMAPSTTQSKSAAAKDTNGQSNSRIYGDVGRQSNRAAHKASRTLYVHGIPQENNRWEALLSHFQKFGQVIDIYIPSNSEKAFVQFSKREEAEAALKAPDAVMGNRFIRLWWANRDRIPDEGEGRIPAKSSQSSTMLANSAPQPSYPNRVKENVQLAPRPSSGSSAEPLSSGTGSKTLSTSSIKPIPNAPKRHESLELLEELRKKQEILAQKRDEFRRQLEKLAKQKGSANSVKHAEASGKEVASNDASKVKDARSMSARAEGSQEVAGSLEKQSSGELASCSQKSAEISTQKSAVVTKQTTLLVPPQNRFKLDNRTTSFRILPPLPSEIANESILADHFSSFGELSSVVLEHTEAHNHDATLKPSLSCSACVTYTTRQSAEKAFIGGKSCKGHTLRFMWLTASPGSNNHSRPQNTSIPIRASSPVGKISSTAASCTAAIPHNKSISTAESAKTSPVGISKASGSSSSLSSNDECPPEHGSTRDVISDSALPQ from the exons ATGATCGAAGAGTCATCATCTCCAGCATTGGATGCTGACAGGATAGAAGTTCCTTCACCGAAGGAAGAAAATAATTCAACAAATTCTGAAGCTGCTACAGATACTGAAGACTTTGAAATCagtgacgacgatgatgatgaccgCAACCACAAGCACCGAAGACGGGAGGCTAGACCACAATCTGATGATAATACAGAGGAGCAACATCCAGGGATCTCTATCAAAAAAAGGAGCAGGGTTTCTGGTAATGGGCAACCGTTTGGCGGAGCTGGTTCTCAAGGCGAATCACAGAAGGATTTTATGCCAAAATTCAAGAGGCGTCCCGGAGCAGGAGCTCACAGTCGAGCGCCTAGAGTGAACCAATCCTTCCGAGCCGATTCATCAGCTTCTGTTGCTGCTCGCCCTCCACGAGGAAGAGGACGGAATGGTGCACCCTGGACTCAGCATGACCCAAGATTTAACACCCTTGATATGATGGATTTTGCATCCCAGATGGCTCCACAAGGACCACCTGCACACCCTAGCTTATTTATGGGCGCTGCATTGCCAAGTGGTCCATATGGATTTATGCCTGGAATGCCTCATGGAATTTTGGATCCAATCCACCCACTTGGGATGCAAGGTCCTATTCAGCCTGCAGTATCTCCTTTGATTGATCTTGGCCTGCCTCGTCAACGCTGTAGAGACTTTGAGGAACGTGGATTTTGCCTGAGAGGGGATATGTGCCCCATGGAGCATGGTGTTAATAGAATTGTTGTTGATGATATGCAG AGTCTCTCGCAATTCAATCTTCCAGTATCTGTTCCAAATACTCAAGGACTGGGAATCCAAAATGAGGGAGGTACTGGTTCGGTCAGTAAAAGTGTTCCTGCAAAAGAGGTCAAATCTGGTGTTGCAAGCGACGCAGTAAAGCTAAATGGAAGCACCACTTCAGCTGTTGCTGATGCTGATGTATATGATCCTGATCAGCCTCTATGGAACAATGAACACCCAGAAGCTTCATGTGCTGGTTTTGTACATACTGATGCTGGAATGTGGAATCCTGAATCCTCAGGCTATGAAATGGGGCAGGAGCATTCAAACCAGGTTTTTGCTACTGATGGTTCGCAGGGTTTGAAGTCTTCTGTTTGGGGGCGGATAGCATCAAAGAGAAAATCAGGGACTAGTAACACAGCTAAAATTACATCAACAAGTACCACCGGAAACCAAAAAAGTGATTATGATGAGATGGCTCCCAGCACGACCCAATCAAAGTCTGCTGCTGCTAAGGATACTAATGGTCAGTCCAATTCGAGAATATATGGAGACGTGGGCCGGCAAAGTAATCGAGCTGCTCACAAAGCATCCCGTACACTTTATGTACATGGAATTCCCCAAGAAAACAACAGATGGGAGGCCCTTCTCTCGCATTTTCAGAAGTTTGGTCAAGTAATAGATATTTATATCCCATCTAACAGTGAAAAAGCTTTTGTCCAGTTCTCAAAAAGAGAAGAAGCAGAAGCTGCCCTGAAAGCTCCGGATGCTGTTATGGGCAACCGCTTTATAAGGCTATGGTGGGCCAACAGAGATAGGATTCCTGATGAGGGAGAGGGTAGAATCCCTGCAAAGTCTTCCCAATCGTCTACTATGCTGGCCAATTCTGCCCCTCAACCATCTTATCCCAACAGAGTCAAGGAAAATGTTCAATTAGCTCCAAGGCCCAGTTCTGGATCTTCTGCTGAACCATTGAGTTCTGGTACAGGTTCTAAAACGCTATCGACAAGCAGTATAAAACCAATACCCAATGCTCCAAAAAGGCATGAAAGTCTAGAACTACTGGAAGAACTTCGCAAAAAACAGGAGATCTTAGCTCAGAAGCGTGATGAGTTCCGCCGCCAGTTAGAGAAACTTGCAAAACAA AAAGGTTCAGCTAATTCAGTTAAGCATGCCGAGGCCAGTGGAAAAGAAGTTGCTTCAAATGATGCATCAAAAGTAAAAGATGCAAGGTCCATGAGCGCCAGGGCTGAAGGATCACAGGAAGTTGCTGGATCATTGGAAAAGCAAAGCTCTGGAGAGTTGGCTTCATGCTCTCAAAAATCTGCTGAGATATCCACACAGAAATCAGCAGTGGTTACGAAGCAGACTACTCTGTTAGTACCTCCACAGAATAGGTTTAAGCTTGACAATCGAACCACATCATTCAGAATTCTTCCACCTTTGCCGTCTGAAATTGCAAAT GAATCTATCTTGGCAGACCATTTCTCATCATTTGGGGAGCTTTCATCTGTTGTCCTGGAACATACTGAAGCCCATAACCATGATGCAACCTTAAAACCATCTCTGAGTTGTTCAGCATGTGTGACTTACACAACACGGCAATCAGCTGAGAAAGCATTTATTGGTGGTAAATCTTGTAAAGGGCATACTCTACGGTTTATGTGGTTAACGGCATCTCCTGGCTCAAATAACCATTCTAGACCTCAGAATACTTCAATTCCTATCAGGGCCTCCAGCCCTGTTGGGAAAATCTCATCTACTGCCGCATCTTGTACGGCAGCCATTCCTCATAATAAATCCATTTCGACTGCCGAAAGTGCAAAGACTTCTCCAGTTGGAATTTCCAAAGCTTCAGGTTCTAGTTCCTCTCTATCGTCAAATGATGAGTGTCCTCCTGAACATGGTTCAACAAGGGATGTTATCTCAGATTCTGCCCTTCCACAATGA
- the LOC117863332 gene encoding uncharacterized protein: MQSHGRPYSGNPEILDEEEFGESSASRAQDAITAAEELGLMDRSDESQLLFIQLPSSLPLPVQPQSIVEPNKASEERR; the protein is encoded by the exons ATGCAGAGCCATGG GAGGCCCTACTCTGGAAATCCTG AAATTCTTGATGAGGAAGAATTTGGAGAATCTTCTGCAAGCAGAGCTCAAGATGCTATAACCGCAGCGGAAGAGCTTGGATTAATG GATCGATCAGATGAATCACAATTGCTCTTCATCCAGTTGCCGTCTTCCCTTCCTTTACCAGTGCAGCCACAATCAATTGTTGAGCCTAATAAAGCTTCCGAGGAGAGACGTTAG